One Deltaproteobacteria bacterium DNA segment encodes these proteins:
- a CDS encoding iron ABC transporter permease, whose product MTLRPPYLTARRLAATTAVLAALLMLSIAGAMLVGPVAASLRRALVDPESADRVILFRTRLPRVLLGAVVGGSLGTSGAALQALLANPLACPHLLGISGGAAVGGVLALIAGAEAITAVAPLAAFAGALVAIGVVYLAARAGGRSTPYALLLVGVVFNVLASAAIMLLNVIASYAQAHGVLFWLMGSLSGQSWGLIAAAGAYALAGLAWLAAHAQDLNLLAAGEEGAAELGVDVERARRAVFVAASLLVGAAVSVSGMISFVGLIVPHLIRLVLGADHRLLLPASFLGGAAFLVWADALARTALAPAELPVGVVTALLGGPFFLFLLRRELGRGAS is encoded by the coding sequence TTGACCCTTCGTCCGCCCTACCTGACCGCGCGCCGGCTCGCGGCGACGACGGCCGTCCTCGCCGCGCTCCTCATGCTCTCGATCGCGGGCGCGATGCTGGTGGGCCCGGTCGCGGCGAGCCTGCGGCGCGCGCTCGTCGACCCCGAGAGCGCCGACCGCGTGATCCTCTTCCGCACCCGGCTGCCGCGCGTCCTCCTCGGCGCCGTGGTGGGCGGGAGCCTCGGCACGTCGGGGGCCGCGCTCCAGGCGCTGCTCGCGAACCCGCTCGCCTGCCCGCATCTCCTCGGCATCTCGGGCGGGGCCGCGGTGGGCGGTGTCTTGGCGCTCATCGCGGGGGCCGAAGCGATCACCGCCGTCGCGCCGCTCGCGGCCTTCGCCGGCGCGCTCGTCGCGATCGGCGTCGTCTACCTCGCCGCCCGTGCCGGCGGTCGCTCCACGCCCTACGCACTCCTGCTGGTGGGCGTCGTGTTCAACGTCCTCGCCTCGGCCGCCATCATGCTGCTCAACGTGATCGCGAGCTACGCGCAGGCACACGGCGTGCTCTTCTGGCTGATGGGCTCGCTCTCGGGACAGAGCTGGGGGCTCATCGCGGCGGCCGGGGCGTACGCGCTCGCCGGGCTCGCCTGGCTCGCCGCGCATGCCCAGGACCTCAACCTGCTGGCCGCCGGCGAGGAAGGCGCGGCCGAGCTCGGGGTCGACGTGGAACGGGCACGACGCGCCGTCTTCGTCGCCGCGTCGCTGCTCGTCGGCGCGGCCGTGTCGGTGAGCGGCATGATCAGCTTCGTCGGCCTCATCGTCCCGCATCTCATCCGCCTCGTCCTCGGCGCGGACCACCGGCTGCTGCTGCCGGCGTCGTTCCTCGGCGGCGCCGCGTTCCTCGTCTGGGCCGACGCGCTCGCCCGCACGGCGCTCGCTCCGGCCGAGCTGCCGGTCGGCGTCGTCACGGCGCTCCTCGGCGGCCCCTTCTTCCTCTTCCTCCTGCGCCGCGAGCTCGGGCGGGGCGCTTCGTGA